GCGATCCGCGGCCCGTGGCTGCACACGATCCTGTTCGAGATCCCTGTGCTGGCGATCGTCAACGAGGTCTATTTCCGCAACACGCAGAGCGACCCCGACTACGGTGAGGGACGCGGGCGGCTGCGCGAGAAGATGAAGCTGCTCGGCGCGCGCCCCGAGTTTGCCGACTGCAAGATCGCCGACTACGGCACGCGCCGCCGCTTCTCGAAGGTCTGGCACGAGGAAGTCGCGCTGACGCTGCGCGACGGGCTCGGCGAGCAGTTCGCCGGCACCAGCAACGTCTATTACGCGATGCGGCACGGCATCACGCCGCTCGGCACCATGGCGCACGAATACCTGCAGGCCTGCCAGGCGCTCGGCCCCCGGCTGCGCGATTCGCAGATCTACGGCCTCGAGATGTGGGCCAAGGAATACCGCGGCGATCTCGGCATCGCGCTGTCGGACGTCTACGGCATGGACGCGTTCCTGCGCGACTTCGACATGTACTTCTGCAAGCTGTTCGACGGCGCGCGCCACGATTCCGGCGACCCGTTCGAATGGGGCGAGCGCATGCTGCGCCATTACGAGGCGAACCGCTGCGACCCGCGCACCAAGGTGCTGGTGTTCTCCGACGCGCTCGACATCCCCAAAGTGCTGCAGCTCTACGAGCGCTTCCGCGATCGCTGCAAGCTCGCGTTCGGGGTGGGCACGAACCTGACCAACGACCTCGGCTACCGGCCGCTGCAGATCGTCATCAAGATGGTCCGCTGCAACGGCCAGCCGGTCGCGAAGCTGTCCGATTCGCCGGGCAAGAGCATGTGCGACGACAAGGCCTATCTCGCCTACCTGCGCCAGGTGTTCGGCATCGCGCAGCCGGTCGAGGACGACGCGGGAAAATAGGCAAGCAGGCAAGCGGGCGGCACGACGACCGGCGCCCCCGGCCGTTCGGCCGGCGCCGTCGCGCGCGAGGGCGCCGTTATAATCGAACCCGATCGTTCGTCATCGCCACGCTCACGAGGACCACTCATGGACACGTCGGCCGCCCGCCGCAACATACTCGCGCGCATCCGCGCCGCGCAGGGACGCCCCGCCGAGCCCGAAGCCCACGAGCGCGAACAGGCCGCCGATTATCTGACGCGCCACCCGGCCGGCCCGCGTCCGCCGATGCCGGCCGATCCGGCCGCGCTGGCCGGGCGTTTCGCCGAGGAAGCCGCGCGCATGTCCACCACCGTCGCGTTCGTCGACACGCTCGATGCGGTGCCGGCCGAGGCTGCGCGCTATTTGCGCGAGCAGGCGCTGCCGCTGCAGGCGATCGCCTGGCGCACGCTCGACGGCCTCGACTGGCAGGCGGCCGGCCTCGAGGTCGCGCCGCGCAAGCCCGCCGACGGCGATCTGGTCGGCATTACCGGCTGCTTCTGCGCGACCGCCGAGACCGGCTCGCTGGTGCTGCTGTCCGGCCCGGACACCTACGTGTCGGCCGCGCTGCTGCCGGAGACGCACATCGTGGTGGTACCGGTCTCGCGGATCGTGGCCGGCCACGAGGACGCGTTCGCGCTGATCCGCGCGGAACGGGGCGAACTGCCGCGCGCGGTCAATCTGGTGTCGGGGCCGTCGCGCACCGGCGACATCGAGCAGACCATCGTCCTCGGCGCGCACGGCCCGTATCGCGTTCACGCGATCCTCGTGCGCGGCGCATGACGGCCATCGCGCGGCGCCACGCCGCTTTCCGTTTCCCCCTTCCCGACACGTTCTCCGCGTTCCTTGCGCGCCTCGCGCTCGTCGTTTCCGGCGGCGGTGCCCTGCCGTTCAGGCTCGTCGCGTTCATCGCGCTGGCGCTCGGCATCGCGCCCTCGGCCGCTTCGGCGGCCACGCTCGACGGCGCCGCGCTGTCCGCGCTGTGGGGCATCCCGTTCGCCGGCATGCTGCTGTCGATCGCGCTGTTCCCGCTCGTCGCGCCCGCGTTCTGGCATCACCATTTCGGCAAGATCGCGGCCGGCTGGGCCTGCGCGCTGCTCGCGCCGTTCGCGGTCGTGTTCGGCGCGGCGACGGCGGGCGCCACGCTGGTCCACGCGCTGCTCGAGGAATACGTGCCGTTCATCGTGCTGCTGGCGGCGCTCTACACGGTGGCGGGTGGCATCTGCCTGCATGGCCA
The genomic region above belongs to Burkholderia plantarii and contains:
- the pncB gene encoding nicotinate phosphoribosyltransferase; amino-acid sequence: MIITSLLDTDLYKFTMMQVVLHHFPAANVEYRFRCRTPDVDLVPYIDEIRDEVRGLCHLRFSDAELDYLRQMRFIKSDFVDFLALFHLSEKYIEISPSPKGNGEIDIAIRGPWLHTILFEIPVLAIVNEVYFRNTQSDPDYGEGRGRLREKMKLLGARPEFADCKIADYGTRRRFSKVWHEEVALTLRDGLGEQFAGTSNVYYAMRHGITPLGTMAHEYLQACQALGPRLRDSQIYGLEMWAKEYRGDLGIALSDVYGMDAFLRDFDMYFCKLFDGARHDSGDPFEWGERMLRHYEANRCDPRTKVLVFSDALDIPKVLQLYERFRDRCKLAFGVGTNLTNDLGYRPLQIVIKMVRCNGQPVAKLSDSPGKSMCDDKAYLAYLRQVFGIAQPVEDDAGK
- a CDS encoding LutC/YkgG family protein; the encoded protein is MDTSAARRNILARIRAAQGRPAEPEAHEREQAADYLTRHPAGPRPPMPADPAALAGRFAEEAARMSTTVAFVDTLDAVPAEAARYLREQALPLQAIAWRTLDGLDWQAAGLEVAPRKPADGDLVGITGCFCATAETGSLVLLSGPDTYVSAALLPETHIVVVPVSRIVAGHEDAFALIRAERGELPRAVNLVSGPSRTGDIEQTIVLGAHGPYRVHAILVRGA